The following are encoded together in the Cicer arietinum cultivar CDC Frontier isolate Library 1 chromosome 2, Cicar.CDCFrontier_v2.0, whole genome shotgun sequence genome:
- the LOC140919294 gene encoding DNA polymerase lambda-like, producing MLFLAAVKHTREALLVSLVRRLMVVFLQVYPGDIYAFGLVAWTGNDVLNRRLRLQAESKGFRLDDTRAQKVMQV from the exons ATGCTGTTTCTTGCAGCTGTCAAACATACGAGGGAGGCATTGCTGGTGAGCCTGGTTCGGAGGCTCATGGTGG TGTTTTTGCAGGTCTACCCAGGAGACATATATGCTTTCGGACTTGTAGCTTGGACTGGAAATGATGTATTAAATAGGAG ATTGAGGCTACAAGCAGAATCTAAAGGATTTAGGCTTGATGATACAAG GGCACAAAAGGTAATGCAAGTTTGA